A stretch of Henckelia pumila isolate YLH828 chromosome 4, ASM3356847v2, whole genome shotgun sequence DNA encodes these proteins:
- the LOC140867101 gene encoding heat shock cognate 70 kDa protein-like yields MSGKSQAPAAVGIDLGTTYSCVAVWQQNRVEIIPNDQGNRITPSCVALNETERLIGDAAKNLAAVNPTNTVFDAKRLIGRTFSDPLVQKDLRLWPFKVVSHDKKPMIVVTYKGQERQFAAEQISSMVLFKMKEIAEAFLGSTVKKAVITVPAYFNDSQRRATRDAGIIAGLDVLRIIVEPTAAAIAYGLDKMSRSSSKKNVLVFDLGGGTFDVSLLTMVKRVFEVKSTAGNTHLGGEDFDNRLVDHFVEELKRKHKRDISDNPRSLRRLRTACERAKRNLSFTAHTTIGIDCLCDGFDFHSTITRAKFDELNLDLFEECIVHVDKCLKDAGMDKKSIHEVVLVGGSTRIPKVQQLLEDFFDGKELCKSIHPDEAIAYGAAVQAAILTGQGNHVIRDLILSDVTPLSLGVNVNDDIMSVIVPRNTTIPTKKEKGYTTIKDGQTSVHFSVYEGERPRASDNILLGKFHLSGITPAPRGVAKITDCFEIDADGILKVTSKDRASGNKNGITISHVKSLLSKKEIERMLKESERFRIEDEELRNKFAAKNSLEQYVYRTRAAFMTTKLGLKLPAADAEKIQDGIKSAMEWLDEHQAAEAHVFEKKTKELKSVWDPIIGKSSRVIRRKKWWSIF; encoded by the exons ATGTCCGGGAAAAGTCAAGCTCCGGCAGCGGTGGGAATCGATTTGGGCACCACTTATTCATGCGTAGCCGTATGGCAACAGAATCGTGTTGAGATCATACCAAACGATCAGGGCAACCGCATCACGCCTTCTTGCGTAGCTTTAAACGAAACCGAACGTCTCATCGGCGATGCCGCCAAAAATCTTGCGGCCGTCAACCCCACCAACACTGTTTTTG aTGCAAAGAGATTAATCGGAAGGACATTCAGCGATCCTTTGGTACAGAAAGATTTGAGGCTTTGGCCCTTCAAGGTTGTTTCTCATGACAAGAAGCCAATGATTGTGGTCACCTACAAAGGTCAAGAGAGACAATTCGCTGCGGAACAGATTTCTTCAATGGTCCTCTTCAAGATGAAGGAGATTGCCGAAGCTTTTCTGGGATCTACCGTAAAGAAAGCTGTTATCACCGTACCTGCCTACTTCAATGATTCCCAGAGGCGGGCGACCAGGGATGCCGGAATCATTGCTGGGCTCGATGTCTTGCGTATCATTGTTGAACCAACTGCAGCGGCCATTGCCTATGGTCTTGACAAAATGTCACGTAGCTCTTCTAAAAAGAATGTACTTGTTTTCGACCTTGGCGGTGGCACTTTCGATGTCTCACTTCTCACTATGGTGAAGCGTGTCTTTGAGGTTAAGTCGACCGCGGGCAACACACACCTTGGAGGAGAGGATTTTGACAACAGATTGGTGGACCATTTCGTCGAAGAACTCAAGAGGAAGCACAAAAGGGACATAAGCGACAACCCGCGATCATTGAGAAGGTTGAGGACAGCTTGTGAGAGGGCAAAGAGGAATTTGTCTTTTACGGCACACACAACTATTGGAATTGATTGTTTGTGTGATGGGTTTGATTTTCACTCTACAATAACACGTGCCAAATTTGACGAGCTCAACTTAGACTTGTTCGAGGAATGCATTGTCCATGTGGACAAGTGTTTGAAGGATGCCGGGATGGACAAGAAAAGCATACACGAAGTGGTTCTTGTTGGTGGATCTACTAGAATTCCAAAGGTGCAGCAATTGCTTGAGGATTTCTTCGATGGTAAGGAGCTCTGCAAAAGCATTCACCCTGATGAGGCTATAGCCTATGGTGCAGCAGTTCAAGCCGCGATTTTGACTGGACAAGGCAATCATGTAATCCGAGACCTAATATTATCGGATGTCACACCTCTATCTCTTGGTGTGAATGTGAATGATGATATAATGTCTGTGATAGTCCCGAGGAATACCACTATTCCTACTAAGAAAGAAAAGGGGTATACCACTATCAAGGACGGCCAAACTAGTGTACATTTCAGTGTGTACGAGGGTGAAAGGCCTAGAGCTAGCGACAACATTCTGTTGGGTAAATTTCATTTGAGTGGCATTACTCCTGCTCCGAGAGGTGTTGCTAAAATTACAGACTGCTTTGAGATTGATGCTGATGGTATTTTGAAAGTGACTTCTAAAGACAGAGCAAGTGGCAACAAGAATGGTATTACAATCAGCCATGTCAAGAGCTTGTTGTCCAAGAAGGAGATTGAAAGAATGTTGAAGGAATCAGAAAGATTTAGGATAGAAGATGAAGAGCTTAGAAACAAGTTCGCGGCGAAAAATTCTCTGGAGCAATATGTGTATCGCACCAGGGCTGCTTTTATGACCACGAAACTCGGTCTCAAACTACCAGCTGCGGATGCCGAAAAAATCCAAGATGGGATAAAATCTGCAATGGAGTGGTTGGATGAACACCAAGCTGCAGAAGCACATGTGTTTGAGAAGAAAACAAAGGAATTGAAGAGTGTTTGGGATCCTATTATAGGGAAGAGTAGTCGGGTAATTAGGAGGAAGAAGTGGTGGTCAATCTTCTAG
- the LOC140862904 gene encoding uncharacterized protein: MLIAVTLDANNQVLPLAFAIVDEETSDSWKWFLENIGQYVVCGESGICLISDRHKGIVRAAEDLHYFKPPHGVHRFCLRHVCSNFNARFKDVHLKDLCWEAGKQHQVCKFDATMEAIRNKNILAHRYLAGISKEKWSMAHDGGWRRGVMTTNMSKCLNSVLKGARRLPISAIVHLTLLRCVQYFIERVAKGQRMVQENQLWSDYACCKYEEWARKSSEHRVVKYDVRTQTASVATGGRPSRGQHILVVRLSTSDCSCDKWTIFGIPCSHAICTAKYHSLDPTTLVQSWYNISNYLAAYEGRFEPLADERYWDPPTFELHHNPVRRERRRAGRDTTTRVRNEMDRPMVRERQRRAQ; encoded by the coding sequence ATGCTGATCGCAGTCACTCTGGATGCGAACAATCAGGTGTTGCCGCTGGCATTTGCAATCGTGGATGAAGAGACGTCGGATTCCTGGAAATGGTTCTTGGAAAATATTGGTCAGTATGTTGTTTGTGGTGAAAGTGGAATATGCCTAATTTCTGATAGgcataagggtattgttcgagCAGCTGAGGATCTCCACTATTTTAAACCTCCGCATGGTGTGCATCGTTTTTGTTTGAGACATGTGTGCTCAAATTTTAATGCGAGATTCAAAGATGTGCATTTGAAAGATTTATGTTGGGAGGCGGGCAAACAACATCAAGTCTGTAAGTTCGACGCAACAATGGAGGCCATcaggaataaaaatattttagcacACAGGTACTTGGCTGGAATCTCAAAGGAGAAATGGAGTATGGCTCATGATGGAGGTTGGCGTCGTGGGGTGATGACGACAAACATGTCTAAATGTTTGAACAGTGTGTTAAAGGGAGCTCGTAGACTCCCTATATCTGCGATAGTGCACTTGACTCTTTTAAGATGCGTACAATACTTCATTGAACGTGTGGCAAAGGGTCAACGCATGGTTCAGGAAAATCAGCTGTGGTCGGACTATGCATGTTGCAAATATGAAGAATGGGCAAGAAAATCAAGCGAACATCGTGTTGTTAAATATGATGTACGGACTCAAACTGCTTCAGTTGCGACCGGGGGCAGACCAAGTCGCGGCCAACATATACTAGTGGTGAGGTTATCAACGAGTGATTGTTCATGTGATAAATGGACAATTTTTGGAATCCCATGTTCTCACGCTATTTGCACTGCGAAATACCATTCGTTAGATCCGACAACCCTAGTTCAGTCATGGTACAACATATCGAACTACCTCGCGGCGTATGAAGGTAGATTTGAACCTCTTGCCGATGAACGCTATTGGGATCCTCCTACCTTTGAGCTGCATCACAACCCGGTTAGACGTGAAAGAAGAAGAGCTGGTAGGGATACAACTACTCGAGTGAGGAATGAGATGGACAGACCGATGGTCAGGGAGAGACAACGACGGGCACAATAA